In a genomic window of Trichoderma atroviride chromosome 4, complete sequence:
- a CDS encoding uncharacterized protein (EggNog:ENOG41) has translation MCSRYSNSEGSIALSGNGERFIIGFDEGIIQVWESRTGHLLKERQYEHPSGEYFMIRAISLNGEQIACTIQKVHELEDELEDECIIHAENLSTGALREFCSLDSRVFDLALSQNGKRLATIGLYWSGDIWDVVTGVHLAAFSCDDEPPRPIWDLTPGFINLDFTETADSPELEEWEDYLAKYYISRDGVWIIRNGKKLLWIPPQYRPKDAFASGSNIAIKRKLGRPFVIGFSDKGLDGL, from the coding sequence ATGTGCAGTCGCTATTCAAATTCCGAAGGCTCGATAGCCCTCTCAGGGAATGGTGAGAGATTTATAATAGGCTTTGATGAGGGTATTATCCAGGTATGGGAGTCTCGTACAGGCCACTTGTTGAAAGAGCGGCAGTATGAACATCCAAGTGGAGAATATTTCATGATTCGGGCTATTTCTTTGAATGGTGAACAAATTGCCTGTACTATCCAAAAAGTCCATGAATTGGAGGATGAATTGGAGGATGAATGCATTATTCATGCTGAGAATTTGAGCACTGGCGCTCTTCGTGAATTTTGCTCTCTTGATTCTAGGGTTTTCGATTTAGCCCTTTCTCAAAATGGAAAGCGGCTTGCAACTATCGGTCTATATTGGAGCGGAGATATTTGGGATGTGGTAACGGGTGTCCATTTGGCGGCGTTCTCCTGTGATGATGAACCACCCAGGCCGATATGGGATCTGACTCCAGGCTTCATCAACCTTGATTTCACCGAGACCGCCGACTCACCAGAATTGGAGGAATGGGAAGACTATTTAGCCAAATACTACATCAGTCGTGATGGCGTTTGGATTATAAGAAATGGTAAGAAGCTGCTATGGATACCGCCGCAATATCGGCCAAAAGACGCGTTTGCATCGGGATCAAATATTGCAATTAAGCGAAAATTAGGTCGCCCGTTTGTCATTGGATTTTCAGATaaaggccttgatggcctttaa
- a CDS encoding uncharacterized protein (EggNog:ENOG41~TransMembrane:2 (o22-40i189-213o)): protein MMEWPLMQWVAMPRTPTAPETITTLLLLLPFLSSLLYRLYARIKRRDGRAVGLQILSNASNDDQVKYEIVAVHGLGANPEHTWTCKSNPKSRAGDIQPPVHLLKDLLMKDERFSDARILHFAYNSDWLVDACFESARDIGLRLIESLIEQKPSSFIKEALSSDPKDSQKILEDTCGIVFLGTPHLGSPIAGFGAAIAYLTGFLGSNTGLLFLLRSNGEMLVNLSIAFQQCLERKYHNLDKRTKIISICEQKPTYLLNWLYAGMIVPLHSATFSTNFMDVVKVDKDHSGLNKCRNSDDPLYKELTAQLDAIRPNTPPKINTLQQAVIDRLMPPITVPDAEFHPGLDEYGRGSLECLPQTREEILKEICDWLDDSTSQKHIYWLQGKAGTGKTTISRTVVSRMAGKNRIIANFFFKRGEGDRARLKRFFTTLVAQLVRKLPSFAKAIQDALESDPSLLEQDPKVQFKKFIQEPIQKQKFEKSKTIIVVVDALDECDSKEDLAALIQLVNQPVLPDGSSAQLPFKYFLTSRLDHHTQPISNKTPEQICEKKELETATLATMKRDIELYFRFHLKNIDGLLDPTPTGDPWSNPSNFRILEELTERAYPFLET, encoded by the exons ATGATGGAGTGGCCTCTGATGCAGTGGGTTGCAATGCCACGAACGCCTACCGCGCCAGAAACCATCACGACGCTTCTTTTGCTACTTCCTTTCTTGAGCTCCCTGCTGTATCGTCTCTACGCAAGAATAAAAAGACGAGACGGCCGCGCAGTGGGCCTTCAGATTCTCTCCAACGCATCTAATGATGATCAAGTCAAATACGA GATCGTTGCTGTACATGGCCTTGGGGCCAATCCCGAGCACACCTGGACTTGCAAATCGAACCCAAAGTCCAGAGCCGGCGATATTCAACCGCCCGTTCACTTGCTTAAAGATCTGCTCATGAAAGACGAGAGATTTTCAGATGCGCGAATACTTCACTTTGCTTACAATTCAGATTGGCTTGTCGACGCTTGCTTTGAGTCAGCTCGAGACATTGGACTTCGTCTCATAGAATCCCTCATTGAGCAGAAACCATCATCCT TCATTAAAGAG GCACTATCTAGCGACCCAAAAGATTCTCAAAAAATCTTGGAGGACACCTGCGGCATAGTTTTCTTGGGCACTCCTCATCTAGGAAGCCCAATTGCCGGGTTTGGAGCCGCCATTGCCTATTTGACTGGCTTTCTTGGCTCAAACACTGGTTTGCTATTCTTACTACGAAGCAATGGAGAAATGCTCGTCAATTTGAGTATTGCGTTCCAGCAATGCTTAGAAAGGAAATACCATAACCTGGATAAAAGGACCAAAATTATTTCAATTTGCGAACAAAAGCCCACATATCTGTTGAATTGGCTTTACGCTGGCATG ATTGTACCATTACATTCGGCAACATTCAGCACCAACTTTATGGACGTTGTCAAGGTCGACAAAGACCATTCCGGACTGAATAAGTGCCGTAATTCAGATGATCCTCTTTACAAAGAGCTTACAGCACAATTGGATGCGATACGGCC TAATACACCCCCTAAGATTAATACGCTTCAGCAAGCTGTTATCGACCGTTTGATGCCTCCTATCACTGTCCCTGATGCAGAATTCCATCCTGGGTTAGATGAATACGGAAGAGGCAGCCTGGAATGCCTCCCCcaaacaagagaagagatactGAAAGAGATTTGCGACTGGCTTGATGACTCTACATCTCAAAAGCATATCTACTGGCTTCAAGGCAAAGCTGGAACGGGAAAAACTACCATTTCCCGCACTGTTGTCAGCAGAATGGCCGGAAAGAATCGTATCATCGCCAACTTCTTTTTCAAAAGAGGTGAAGGTGACCGGGCTAGACTCAAACGATTTTTTACAACTTTGGTAGCTCAACTTGTAAGAAAATTGCCTAGCTTTGCCAAAGCCATTCAAGACGCTTTGGAGTCGGATCCTTCGCTTCTAGAACAAGACCCGAAGGTTCAATTCAAGAAGTTCATCCAGGAACCTATACAAAAGCAAAAATTCGAGAAGTCCAAGACCATAATCGTTGTCGTCGATGCTCTCGATGAATGTGATTCCAAGGAAGATTTAGCTGCTCTGATTCAGCTGGTTAATCAGCCTGTTTTACCAGATGGTTCATCTGCTCAGCTTCCATTCAAATACTTTCTTACTAGTCGCCTCGACCATCATACGCAACCCATTTCCAACAAAACTCCCGAACAGATTtgtgagaaaaaagagcttgaaaCCGCCACATTAGCGACTATGAAGCGAGACATTGAATTGTACTTTCGTTTTCACTTGAAAAATATCGATGGCCTTTTAGATCCAACTCCAACGGGAGATCCGTGGTCCAACCCCTCCAACTTCAGAATTCTCGAAGAGCTTACGGAGCGAGCGTATCC ATTTCTGGAGACCTAG
- a CDS encoding uncharacterized protein (EggNog:ENOG41~TransMembrane:2 (i259-280o300-323i)), with the protein MAHNPPFRKDTFKTCQPNIILNEKAEDATISTPTTTSDAASTTSVNAPPTEERLLLPASRRSFSDKICHIVHINTSTVGDYVAEELSVKKLNSIHDWLWLAGRPGTPRSLSYQQSSSREIIIDERADIHLVWVPGRMFLKPIPRYLLDHDFWTRHITSQDTHMSALGFLRSYVALIQYESDFRIAKEKHLIPDYVTWEAWVDFVDQFLGLGDLTTKVNKRYHYGELRLSRLNKVCWIQGRVRGHKFPYQTYGEMLSMNMAPIGAATVYIAIVLTAIQVGLATPQLANNSAFQQASYGFTVFSIIAPAGFTVAVLIVIFFLFIYNWRATMKTRQPDAENRQK; encoded by the exons ATGGCACAT AATCCTCCATTTCGCAAAGACACGTTCAAGACATGTCAGCCAAATATCATTTTGAATGagaaagcagaagatgcTACAATCTCTACGCCGACCACGACTTCGGACGCGGCATCGACCACAAGCGTAAACGCCCCGCCGACGGAAGAGAGGTTGCTGCTTCCTGCGTCACGTCGGTCCTTCAGTGATAAAATATGCCATATCGTCCATATCAATACCTCTACTGTTGGCGACTATGTGGCGGAGGAACTAAGCGTCAAAAAATTGAACAGCATTCATGATTGGCTCTGGCTTGCTGGACGGCCTGGAACCCCCAGATCGCTGAGCTACCAACAATCATCGTCGCGCGAAATTATCATTGATGAGAGAGCGGACATACACCTCGTCTGGGTCCCTGGACGAATGTTCTTGAAGCCAATCCCTCGGTATTTATTGGATCATGACTTTTGGACGCGGCATATCACGAGCCAAGATACTCACATGTCTGCGCTCGGCTTCTTACGCTCATATGTTGCTTTGATTCAGTACGAGAGCGATTTTCGAAtcgccaaagagaagcacTTGATTCCAGATTATGTGACCTGGGAAGCATGGGTCGACTTTGTGGATCAGTTCCTCGGACTTGGAGATTTGACGACGAAGGTCAACAAGCGTTACCATTACGGCGAGCTTCGATTATCGCGACTGAACAAAGTCTGTTGGATACAAGGTCGCGTCCGAGGACACAAGTTTCCATACCAAACATATGGAGAGATGCTTTCCATGAATATGGCGCCAATTGGAGCAGCAACGGTATATATTGCGATCGTGTTGACGGCCATACAAGTCGGGTTAGCCACTCCACAGTTGGCGAACAACAGTGCGTTCCAACAAGCATCCTATGGGTTTACAGTGTTTTCTATCATTGCTCCGGCAGGCTTCACAGTGGCGGTTCTTATTGTCATTTTCTTCCTGTTCATTTACAATTGGCGAGCTACGATGAAGACTAGGCAGCCTGACGCTGAAAATCGACAAAAGTAG
- a CDS encoding uncharacterized protein (EggNog:ENOG41), whose translation MMPDSAIRLSPPRSACIACAKAKRRCTKNLPACRRCSQRGLSCRYPPLKMTIELPDEFDAMPTSTNNGSLAAVETPPPSQVLWSFRDLVHNMDTYLHPPAWFLLPESWVIAHQPAPYQQSGSLNGGLLDSTESILSWLQQWVNDCSCPFIHAHLYKDDLPSCIQNAFTATAAYFTKTAANKGLILRIIEGHCNKLLDQLEDGLDVTEDTIASGTFNHLARTQALLIYQIIRLFDGDIRSRAQAENNMDLLLSWAGQLWESASKDAELAIYEKASMTSSMASDRCGGVSDSNAFRVDGSVAALWHAWYVAESIRRTYVAIIFVQGMYQTLKQGWAFCPGGVSFTVTNGLWDSPSAHTWWELFLRDTAPPAQSLQLERLLHENQPAEVDTFVQPLLVASYGHERVDQWIAQQA comes from the coding sequence ATGATGCCAGACAGCGCTATACGATTGTCTCCGCCGCGTTCAGCGTGTATCGCGTgtgccaaagccaagagacGATGTACCAAGAACCTGCCGGCATGTCGACGCTGCTCACAGAGGGGGCTGAGTTGTCGATATCCGCCGCTCAAGATGACGATCGAGCTGCCTGATGAGTTCGACGCCATGCCAACGTCAACCAACAACGGGAGTTTGGCTGCGGTAGaaacgccgccgccatctcaAGTCTTATGGAGCTTCAGGGATCTTGTTCATAACATGGACACGTATTTGCATCCACCTGCCTGGTTCTTACTACCCGAGTCGTGGGTAATTGCTCACCAACCGGCTCCATATCAGCAGTCTGGTTCCTTAAACGGCGGTCTCCTGGACTCTACAGAAAGCATCTTGTCCTGGCTGCAACAGTGGGTAAACGACTGCTCATGTCCCTTTATTCATGCGCATCTATATAAAGACGACTTGCCCAGCTGCATCCAAAATGCTTTTACCGCCACTGCAGCATACTTTACCAAGACTGCAGCAAACAAAGGTCTCATTCTTCGCATTATCGAAGGCCACTGCAATAAGCTCCTTGATCagcttgaagatggcctgGATGTTACCGAAGACACGATTGCATCTGGCACATTTAACCACCTGGCGCGAACCCAAGCTCTACTAATATACCAAATTATTCGTTTATTTGACGGCGACATTCGGTCAAGAGCCCAGGCGGAGAACAACATGGACCTGCTCTTGTCATGGGCTGGCCAATTGTGGGAGAGCGCCAGCAAGGACGCGGAATTAGCCATTTATGAAAAGGCCTCCATGACTTCCTCTATGGCTTCAGATAGATGCGGCGGTGTATCAGATTCAAACGCCTTTCGCGTTGACGGGAGTGTGGCGGCTCTCTGGCACGCATGGTATGTTGCCGAATCAATCCGGCGGACATAcgttgccatcatctttgtCCAAGGCATGTACCAGACGCTGAAACAGGGCTGGGCGTTTTGCCCTGGCGGTGTCAGCTTTACCGTCACAAATGGCCTGTGGGACTCCCCGTCTGCGCATACGTGGTGGGAGCTGTTTCTTCGAGATACAGCTCCTCCGGCGCAAAGCTTGCAGCTTGAGAGGCTGCTGCATGAGAACCAACCAGCAGAGGTCGATACATTTGTACAACCTCTGCTTGTTGCTTCGTACGGTCACGAGAGAGTAGATCAATGGATAGCTCAGCAAGCATAG
- a CDS encoding uncharacterized protein (EggNog:ENOG41), whose translation MLIIPTKTSHKKPYPAISPERAELSQAGRTILVTGGGLGIGFAICRAFIAAAASRIIIVGRRTSVIDDAVTKLADITKSQGRDTIILGKQCDIANLDSSKALWGQLAEEGIIVDTLVLNAATQGGPGPILERGTTKVWQDLAMNVQSTIYFTEQFHKQPGNKKKYLVNVSSAVIHKFDEPVRLLPSYSFTKNSAAFFLQQAALHVTAEDMQIVSFNPGQILTDAARNAGFDETSGIDWDDENLPGHFAVWAASPEANLLHGRFVWAHWDIDELLSGENEQKLKTDDNYLRLGVIGLA comes from the exons ATGCTCATAATCCCTACGAAAACTTCGCATAAAAAGCCCTATCCGGCGATTTCTCCTGAGCGAGCTGAGCTGTCTCAAGCAGGCAGAACGATACTCGTAACTGGAGGCGGACTAGGCATCGGATTCGCCATATGCAGAGCCTTcattgccgctgctgcatctcgcaTCATCATTGTTGGACGCCGCACTTCTGtaattgatgatgctgttaCCAAGTTGGCCGATATTACCAAAAGCCAAGGCCGCGATACTATCATTCTGGGAAAACAATGCGATATTGCTAATCTAGATTCTTCCAAGGCTCTCTGGGGCCAGCTAGCAGAAGAGGGTATCATAGTTGACACGTTGGTGCTTAATGCTGCAACACAAGGTGGCCCTGGGCCGATATTGGAACGAGGAACTACCAAAGTGTGGCAAGATCTCGCCATGAATGTCCAGTCTACGATCTATTTCACGGAGCAGTTTCATAAGCAGCCTGGTAACAAAAAG AAATATCTTGTCAACGTCTCGAGCGCAGTGATCCACAAGTTTGACGAACCAGTCagacttcttccttcttaCAGCTTCACGAAGAATTCCGCCGCATTCTTCCTCCAGCAGGCCGCCCTCCACGTTACAGCCGAGGACATGCAGATTGTGAGCTTCAACCCCGGACAGATCCTCACCGATGCTGCCAGAAACGCTGGATTCGACGAGACAAGTGGTATTGACTGGGACGACG AAAACCTCCCTGGCCACTTTGCCGTCTGGGCCGCCAGTCCAGAGGCAAACCTCTTGCACGGTCGGTTTGTTTGGGCGCACTGGGACATTGATGAGCTTCTTTCAGGAGAGAATGAGCAGAAACTGAAGACGGATGATAATTACCTGAGACTTGGCGTTATCGGGCTGGCTTAA
- a CDS encoding uncharacterized protein (EggNog:ENOG41), with the protein MSSVENASLSPVKAAQESEESSHAVFFLDSVLFRRSMNRLPELELSFTDPLLSFIGDFTSDRDFVHLYFSTIHPSMPFLSKKKFTERILNPLSPPRPASILLIATMKLLADQRPEQGPRCRAYYSIKSSLLEAESSCSLELRVLQAIILMAVFEVGHAIYPAAYLTVGYCVRYGNALGLHKAVEHYSEEGFSVTESEERRRSWWAILVLDRYMNLGCVDRAFLTADPSKKSILPIDDAIWEENREINAPVRRLFEPPTTAMGRFSLTAQSAILLGNVFRSIHEPPFSEAFWQNDVKVLDSTLVALTSVSLEEGRHRGIGVCSPSTICYSEAASCAAIKGALDVIGKRWKAASVYAQMIDARMVTGIL; encoded by the exons ATGTCCAGCGTGGAAAACGCATCCTTGTCACCTGTGAAAGCCGCCcaagagagtgaagaaaGCTCCCACGCAGTCTTCTTTCTCGACTCTGTCCTATTTCGACGCTCCATGAATCGACTACCAGAGCTGGAACTTAGTTTCACAGACCCACTACTGAGCTTTATTGGAGACTTTACATCCGACAGAGACTTTGTCCACTTGTACTTCTCGACTATTCATCCATCGATGCCATTTTTATCAAAGAAGAAGTTTACAGAGAGGATACTAAATCCTCTCAGTCCTCCACGACCAGCAAGTATACTCCTCATTGCTACAATGAAGTTACTAGCAGATCAGCGTCCAGAACAGGGGCCGCGGTGCAGAGCTTATTACTCAATAAAAAGCAGTCTCTTGGAAGCAGAGAGCTCATGTAGTCTGGAGCTACGCGTATTGCAAGCCATTATTTTGATGGCCGTATTTGAAGTTGGGCATGCTATTTATCCAGCTGCATATCTCACTGTTGGCTACTGCGTACGATATGGAAATGCGCTGGGTCTCCATAAAGCTGTGGAACACTATTCTGAAGAGGGCTTCAGTGTTACAGAGTCAGAAGagcggcgaagaagctggtGGGCGATTCTCGTCTTAGATCG TTATATGAACCTAGGATGTGTTGATAGAGCATTCCTTACGGCAGACCCAAGTAAGAAGAGCATACTTCCCATTGACGACGCTATATGGGAAGAAAAT AGAGAGATAAATGCCCCAGTGCGCAGACTCTTTGAGCCACCAACAACGGCAATGGGTCGGTTCTCTTTGACGGCGCAATCTGCAATCCTGTTAGGAAACGTCTTTCGCAGCATACATGAGCCTCCCTTTTCCGAGGCATTCTGGCAAAACGATGTTAAAGTACTCGATAGCACGCTCGTTGCGCTGACGAGCGTGTCACTAGAGGAGGGCCGCCATCGTGGAATTGGAGTATGCAGTCCCTCTACAATCTGCTATAG TGAGGCAGCATCATGTGCAGCGATCAAGGGGGCTCTCGATGTTATTGGCAAGAGGTGGAAAGCTGCTT CTGTGTACGCTCAAATGATTGATGCACGAATGGTCACCGGAATTCTATGA
- a CDS encoding uncharacterized protein (EggNog:ENOG41) produces MSTQETAKTLYLDADGIKYAYRLIGNSTAGSHSPPLLMLNHVRATIDTWDPQVINNFTATGRQIITYDYAGIGHSQGNVAPSIRGFAVNLLAFLNVLLPSLHTQHVDVLGFSMGGYVAQQLALDAPNVVNKLVLSGTGPSLGADLQRPMNEVQSTVFNPTPDTSILPAFFPPFTTGDEGLAWLNRSVGSRQGVAGKNGEPAIASFTSGEALVKLTQAYLTWDADPVPYSLLQTIQKDALVTSGDNDLIVPTQNSFVLARQLSRANYVMFPSSGHGHLFQYAGYFAKVVGEFLDGKLPTVPFSAGQVPPFGTYGNYN; encoded by the coding sequence ATGTCAACTCAAGAGACAGCCAAAACACTGTACCTGGATGCAGACGGCATAAAATATGCATACCGGCTCATTGGAAACTCTACTGCCGGCAGCCACTCGCCTCCTTTGCTCATGCTCAACCACGTCCGGGCAACAATTGATACGTGGGATCCTCAAGTCATCAACAACTTTACGGCAACTGGCCGACAAATCATAACATACGATTATGCTGGAATAGGACATAGCCAGGGCAACGTCGCACCCTCCATCCGAGGCTTCGCCGTCAACTTGCTCGCATTTCTCAACGTCCTCTTGCCGTCCCTGCATACTCAGCACGTTGATGTTTTGGGTTTCTCCATGGGCGGCTACGTTGCTCAGCAGTTGGCTCTCGACGCCCCCAATGTGGTTAACAAGCTGGTTCTCTCGGGCACTGGACCAAGTCTTGGAGCAGACCTGCAACGACCGATGAATGAGGTGCAATCCACTGTTTTCAACCCAACGCCAGATACCTCAATACTCCCAGCATTCTTTCCGCCTTTTACAACCGGCGACGAGGGCCTTGCATGGCTTAATAGAAGCGTCGGTTCGCGACAGGGTGTTGCTGGAAAAAACGGAGAGCCTGCTATTGCATCATTTACCTCTGGAGAAGCTCTAGTGAAGCTTACTCAGGCTTATTTGACCTGGGATGCCGATCCAGTTCCCTACTCCTTGTTGCAAACAATACAAAAGGATGCCCTTGTGACCAGCGGAGACAATGATCTTATTGTTCCGACGCAAAACTCATTTGTCCTGGCGAGACAGCTATCACGAGCAAACTATGTCATGTTTCCGAGCAGCGGGCACGGTCATCTATTCCAGTACGCAGGCTATTTCGCCAAGGTGGTTGGAGAGTTTTTGGACGGTAAACTGCCGACGGTGCCATTCTCCGCTGGGCAAGTTCCACCATTTGGGACATATGGAAATTATAACTGA
- a CDS encoding uncharacterized protein (EggNog:ENOG41), translating into MPSQLHDLIANGGFCKPASFSHVEGSFPLDEALEQALPKSFTLLSATPFAKSDFSITGRLDGRILPDSSPKSYFVKCASGDEGRMMLEGEHASLRAIEAASPGLVPGVVGFGEFKSRPLGHSIYFPVEDFLELRKPSVPDPDEFAARIVGMHLGGKSPEGKFGFPIPTCDGPLPHPVAWQESWSAFYATLLRSRVRLDAEACGSWPELERAAEQIVSKVVPRLLGSLTWRGKPIQPSLIHGDLWDANVGTLQTGETIIYDAGSYYAHNEMELGIWRVIYAETLGASAYKEAYLRLCPPAEPANEWDDRNRLYSLKCNLNWSATDPGIITRTM; encoded by the exons ATGCCGTCACAGCTGCATGACTTGATCGCCAATGGCGGTTTTTGCAAGCCAGCTAGTTTCTCCCACGTGGAGGGATCTTTCCCGCTCGACGAAGCCCTCGAGCAAG CTCTGCCAAAGTCGTTTACTCTGTTATCTGCGACGCCGTTTGCCAAGTCTGACTTCTCCATTACCGGCCGTCTCGACGGTAGAATATTGCCAGACAGCTCTCCAAAGAGCTACTTTGTCAAG TGTGCTAGCGGTGACGAGGGCAGGATGATGCTGGAAGGCGAACACGCATCCCTCCGTGCTATAGAAGCTGCATCCCCGGGCTTGGTTCCAGGCGTCGTCGGCTTTGGAGAATTCAAGAGCAGACCGTTGGGCCATAGCATCTACTTTCCTGTCGAGGACTTCCTCGAGCTCCGCAAGCCTTCAGTGCCCGATCCTGACGAGTTCGCCGCCCGCATTGTGGGCATGCACCTCGGCGGAAAGTCCCCAGAAGGCAAGTTTGGCTTTCCTATTCCCACATGCGACGGCCCTCTTCCCCATCCGGTAGCGTGGCAAGAGAGCTGGTCGGCATTTTACGCAACCCTCCTTCGCAGCCGTGTCCGTTTGGATGCCGAAGCATGCGGGTCTtggccggagctggagcgggCAGCGGAGCAGATTGTATCCAAGGTCGTGCCGAGACTGCTCGGATCGTTGACCTGGCGCGGCAAACCGATCCAGCCGAGTCTGATTCATGGCGATCTATGGGATGCCAACGTCGGCACGCTCCAGACAGGAGAGACTATCATTTACGACGCAGGCTCATACTATGCTCACAATGAGATGGAGCTTGGGATATGGAGGGTAATCTATGCTGAAACCCTGGGCGCGAGCGCTTATAAAGAGGCGTATTTACGGTTATGCCCACCTGCTGAGCCAGCGAATGAATGGGATGATCGCAACAGGTTATACAGCCTCAAATGCAATCTAAACTGGTCAGCTACAGATCCGGGTATCATAACAAGGACCATGTGA
- a CDS encoding uncharacterized protein (EggNog:ENOG41~MEROPS:MER0005964), with protein MEPSDIVKARVESVLPTAKRLMQIAGTPGAAIAIIHNGKHIHSEYIGYRDQELKLPVTDATIFPCASLTKAVVSAAMAICVEDGKLGWDTPIKDILPGFSTKSDILRNHMTAVDCLSHRAGMQSSLYWLGSMNNVLISKENSMNLINDLKQVKPFRNGYLYNNLGYEIASHVLEQVTGEPWDQILHSRIFQPLCMSRTGTRHSFSQADDDVAKTYEALDDASVVEVVPMLSGGDTVGGPGSAMRSCIRDLVKLYTAFIESGEHQFENHTTSTPGSPLKQVPFLFSPQISMNPISRRETSYALGWARVQTPGPMGAIGLNPDLLKPKPVPEVARGHPSELILYHQGMMPGNLAAVNLVPSTKGVVIVLTNSLALNDTADWLGQLYLEAYLGVADRNDYVALSEETAKATLSWYPNVLTELEKDRIPGPVPRNLSEYTGRYSNEAGTMMIEIFLDSGSEPALKLAFQGLQSEIYPLTHCHHDVFTWLVTRNEFARRGRFLMRSLNNAEYFKINFGPGSTYLTWWHDPSLEEPERFIRNEQ; from the coding sequence ATGGAGCCTTCTGATATCGTGAAAGCCAGAGTCGAGAGTGTCTTGCCGACTGCGAAGCGACTCATGCAGATTGCAGGCACGCCGGGAGCAGCGATTGCCATAATTCACAATGGCAAGCACATCCACAGCGAATACATCGGTTACCGTGACCaagagctcaagctgccGGTAACTGACGCGACCATCTTCCCCTGTGCGTCTTTGACCAAGGCTGTTGTTtctgccgccatggccatctgCGTCGAAGACGGAAAGCTTGGATGGGACACTCCAATCAAGGATATTCTTCCCGGTTTTAGCACGAAAAGCGACATCTTACGCAACCATATGACAGCTGTGGATTGCCTCTCCCATCGAGCTGGGATGCAAAGCTCTTTATATTGGCTGGGCAGCATGAACAACGTGCTCATCTCCAAGGAAAACAGCATGAACTTGATCAACGACCTGAAGCAAGTAAAGCCGTTTCGAAACGGCTATCTATACAACAACCTAGGATACGAAATCGCCTCACATGTGCTAGAGCAGGTCACTGGGGAGCCTTGGGACCAAATCTTGCACTCCCGAATATTTCAACCGCTTTGCATGTCAAGAACTGGAACCCGGCATTCTTTCAGCCAAGCGGATGATGATGTAGCCAAAACTTATGAAGCACTGGACGACGCTTCAGTGGTGGAAGTTGTCCCGATGCTATCAGGAGGTGATACTGTTGGGGGGCCGGGATCAGCAATGCGCAGTTGCATCAGAGATCTGGTCAAACTCTACACAGCATTCATCGAGTCCGGCGAACATCAATTCGAGAACCACACTACATCCACCCCAGGCTCTCCCTTGAAGCAGGTTCCGTTTCTCTTCTCGCCCCAGATAAGTATGAATCCGATCTCTCGCCGCGAGACTTCCTATGCCCTTGGGTGGGCTCGAGTCCAAACTCCAGGGCCTATGGGTGCTATAGGTCTCAATCCTGATCTCCTGAAGCCCAAACCAGTCCCGGAAGTCGCGCGTGGTCATCCATCTGAGCTGATCCTCTATCACCAAGGCATGATGCCAGGGAACTTGGCAGCTGTCAACCTCGTTCCTTCTACCAAAGGCGTAGTTATCGTACTCACAAATTCTCTGGCGCTCAACGACACTGCAGACTGGCTTGGTCAGCTATACCTAGAGGCCTATCTCGGTGTGGCTGATAGGAACGACTACGTCGCTTTGTCAGAAGAGACAGCGAAAGCCACCCTCAGCTGGTATCCCAATGTCTTGACCGAACTTGAGAAAGATCGGATCCCAGGGCCTGTGCCACGAAATCTGTCCGAGTATACTGGTAGATATTCTAACGAGGCCGGAACTATGATGATCGAGATCTTCCTCGACAGTGGCAGCGAACCTGCCCTTAAACTCGCATTTCAAGGCCTCCAGTCCGAGATATACCCATTGACGCATTGTCATCACGATGTATTCACTTGGCTGGTAACAAGGAATGAGTTTGCTCGACGAGGACGCTTTCTCATGAGGAGTTTGAACAATGCCGAGTATTTTAAGATCAATTTTGGCCCGGGAAGCACATATCTTACATGGTGGCACGACCCATCCCTAGAAGAGCCAGAAAGGTTCATACGAAATGAACAGTAA